Proteins from a single region of Aureibacter tunicatorum:
- a CDS encoding universal stress protein, with amino-acid sequence MYDIKKVMVALDLSYHDQFLIKYLLKNLEHNDNLEEVYLIHVVKDYNDPVLKERFSGDQPIDEQIKTYIKSEISSCGGEDFMPRINIEIHEGQVANTIIKWVDLKKVDLVVLGKKYDVQHTEEVPKHVVRLAKCSVLVLPDKELPNEVEKFVVGVDFSDLSVQVVQQAHLIANTVMSFFGKKPSVQLINVFEVPIGYHSTGKSFEEFSDIIKKNHQKEFDQFVKKHHLEGYNLRCDFLLDEEGDTAKRIARYVADTHAIGFLIGSKGRTNLASMLLGSVAEDLLKYKHEVPFGVIKDKSSNFDFFDAIMNV; translated from the coding sequence ATGTATGATATCAAAAAAGTAATGGTAGCCTTGGATTTGAGTTATCATGATCAATTTCTTATCAAATATTTATTGAAGAATTTAGAGCACAATGATAATTTGGAAGAAGTTTATCTTATCCATGTCGTGAAAGATTACAATGATCCAGTATTAAAGGAACGTTTTTCAGGGGATCAGCCTATAGATGAGCAAATCAAAACCTATATAAAGTCCGAAATCAGCAGTTGCGGAGGAGAAGATTTTATGCCAAGAATCAATATTGAAATCCATGAAGGTCAAGTAGCCAACACGATTATCAAATGGGTTGACCTTAAAAAGGTTGATTTGGTTGTATTGGGGAAAAAGTATGATGTTCAGCATACGGAGGAAGTACCAAAACATGTCGTGAGATTGGCCAAATGTTCGGTATTAGTGCTTCCGGATAAAGAGTTGCCTAATGAAGTGGAAAAATTTGTAGTAGGTGTTGATTTCTCCGATTTATCTGTTCAAGTTGTTCAGCAGGCTCATCTTATAGCGAATACAGTAATGAGCTTTTTTGGCAAGAAGCCATCCGTTCAGCTGATTAATGTTTTTGAAGTCCCAATCGGTTATCACTCCACAGGCAAGTCTTTTGAAGAGTTTTCTGATATAATCAAGAAAAACCATCAAAAGGAGTTTGACCAATTTGTGAAAAAGCATCATTTAGAGGGTTATAACTTGCGTTGCGATTTTTTGCTGGATGAGGAAGGCGATACAGCGAAGAGAATAGCAAGGTATGTGGCGGATACTCATGCGATTGGATTTTTGATTGGCTCAAAAGGTCGGACAAACTTGGCTTCGATGCTATTGGGGAGTGTTGCGGAGGATTTATTAAAATATAAACATGAAGTTCCATTTGGGGTGATTAAGGACAAGTCTTCAAATTTTGATTTTTTCGATGCGATTATGAATGTTTGA
- a CDS encoding LamG-like jellyroll fold domain-containing protein yields MEKNYRKRTSFLTRGLASLILVFFFSVSGFSFGSGDWNILNQDSPNAGGEIAFEIERYDGGNRIDHNLYLEYQDPSTFQWIEFVWIEHWKDDGNKYRAYSRNGNSVSFDNYNRDNNGNGSNRYYYVCRWRPDVALANKDIQVRVREENTVKDTRTIKFYAPKVPTDITATYQTECSKIDVEWAEPDNIGDYDVEYYIYRRTKGSSSRSYLGKVTKNSNYTTKDGKRRYKYSNSRTSEVEYEYYVRPKTIGSYTYTIRTGGSKTISNISNYADYENPVTGAIKPKPVKVTGITTEAGCDGNTVKWSYNFGELSKVDHFKIIRYLNNSTSENKTWDVAVNAGNFSFEDTDATPGQLYKYAVVALNDCDQGHSTVNDRQPATRISPIATDLTASLSQTLTALQLSWKKMTHATGYTIERINLSTSVTDIVQIDNGNTTSYIDTDVSVCSQYRYSVKATNSCFESNEATITGVFTANLSSYFTAGDLEGSKGYFGDRIELSWNKNQDYTIDRFVIYRREAIGGSGFTKEETLSADATTWSDRDVQAYKLYEYKIVGESDCASGIIKTNEITTVGFKLQSGIINGRISFKDGSAVQGAEVLVANNDGSQTGKSLEFDGSDDYINIAKTSDFTDEGTVELFFKPKHNGGAKSTRTHLMGWKNYYLYYDEVNKDLYVKFRKSNNAYTTKKLNDADNKVLDDQFNSLVLAYKRENNEHVYSAWLNGVKINSGTVSTHSNMPNANNLSFGGQKSNYVGGSEQTFEGNLDELRFWSKFKSDEEIERDYNRYLSGGEEDLVMYWRMDEGISNNVYDLAHTGTTYHKNEGALLNGPSWSDEVPDKSILAFKGITDQDGNYTVNSIVYNDAGGNFSITPYVPQHEFEPGKQVLFIGEGSSVHNRVDFVDISSYQVTGTVKYKDTDCYVKDAQVNIDGEPVIIKGQPVKTDASGAFSIDVPIGEHIITVEKGKHVFSVGQWPTNGDAFYFDRQITGIEFIDSTTHILSGRIVGGQREGEKEIGFGLSTNNVGVATLKLKSQRGDGCAQYTISSDANTGEYEARILPLKYVVESVVIDNNPSVNFGDQDMLDVSLDIEPTEVEHPEDVEKARPRDPYADPEISEDEIRTYSYHYKRNFIYRSKPSIDVTQADGDPFIGEDKITLYYTDDEGDDASTDLDIDPANNSGEYVFGHPVFETYSDYNAKISIFERYVNNDESAPIAEDRVPVNDGEIWITNDLGKSIDTEYRVVGNAEVIQMAGAEGDTLYTFTAGDPNILADQGTPANSYTSVMGVSVRIGANTYNWIPDHADIFRGIVLGNIRENTTFYTEGPQVVDFILRDPPGSGSSTYLEKGTTITGKIKESLTLGAAYSKNVNTDLVPKIVIDPGPAPGPQTETDIIAENDNEFSFSAGGTGHHEWVETTTTVNRWQTSDGSELVGASSDLFYGKSKNYFYGDAKTLGLVEADLTEQNGGTIPALDPIVTINAKEYRIGLETTSFVRPDSKSTKFIYTQDHIENYLIVDLKRLRNQLFNKYPDVYASEIDASHANYGTNNDDPVWGDLATSEDHTKTDDEDFDGESYVFTYNEDNDYATVDSIRIYNQQIRLWTEALAKNEKEKIESSFNRNVSFSAGQPYSYEYQFNDSHEGGIEDEFEFEEVFKIKTGGEINDAGSTVTLTFKFTQKITVGVSLQYEEATTYGFTLFDDNQGDLFSVDIKDPKSNNGPIFKTIGGQSSCPWEQTTYAKYYQPQNNHILSEGTVRREIPVLTADQYVVENVPENEKAIFTLNLGNATEAGLTEWFGIRLVDDVDGVALKLDGAALSTSQRVFEIQGGQSYPKTLTVEKVADEYEYDDIRVMLFSQCEWDHHTNGGVLVASDTVKLSVRFIPSCPIAEISTLNDLWVFNHDNIEEKQDEMGELQIYQNQRISFGNYGAEFDKIEKISLQYKPKNQSVWYGLKTFYPDLASANDPEGEQLDPELTTYAWNLEDILDGEYDLRTVTFCTSGLNSKSTIITGIVDRKRPHSFGDPQPADGILNIGDEISVSFNETINEGKLTWSNFDMRGILNGGELRHAASILLDGNDDYVEIPEKLNLSSSSFTIEFWTKSGVNPNGTIFSHGNQTHGLSLVFENGQFIVKRDGETISSGIAVTDELWHHWAVTYDEESEILLVYLDGAQYNYQDLTVNHINQPKTYIGKSVANDNFFAGNIHELRIWKSAEARDEIIYRMSKNLSGYEQGLIGYWPMDEAFGTLLEDKARHLHAESHAEWQLHPAGYAAYLDNSAVKIDASRLSIEAEQDFSIEFWFKAEAEGTLFSNGIALGADANNAAWQIKLESNAIVVANAGNRLIEVPGNYINNDWVHLNISVSRLTGINAFINGKLIKSSSERGGEFGGAAVYLGAAVQSISNDGTYQLGDYANVAIDEFRLWEYARRAVQVKRDLNHKMDNETLGLRAYYPFENYQEDAGVNVLRQSFNDESAQEAGLAETIGAVNLDINSAPVKLINPIEKVNFNYVVNNDKILFDMNEAAYRVENATIDVTVTKVEDMQANRMEVAESWSFFVDHNQVKWEMPVLAFDVEKGKAFEHTITVRNSGGTEEYFTIEGAPSWMTLSTTSGVLEAQSEMDIKITVLEGVNAGIYDETLILVTDELTDVLDLDIRVKGQRPDWEVQNDYHDENSMSIIGAIVIDGEYQMDPNDMIAASINGVVKGVAQPEYLEEYDRYVFFMDVYNYHENYGKVHFQIWDDDKGVIHIEVTPTIDFQQNALHGSIDEPVVFEPTESVRISYDMEQGWNWISFNITNSYQDQINTYLHPVSNIAEILKSKTTFDTYYSGYGWYGNITWYDGIQNDQMYMMRMKYDAPFVIQGTPVAYDTPINLTTGWNWIAYLPQENMELNDALARLDAKEGDIIKGKTGFAVYNERLGWQGSLKYMEPGKGYKLKSTQDGVLIYPERGRWSPSAARVAESTEGDFSKFPSNMSVIATLPDAEIEDQAVLRVFVDEELRGICQVSKVNEQSLFFLTIHGNTDGQELKFELENDGEKLDISNELSYVSDNVLGSIETPYELNLRKTIIKGVEDVLGQVTVSPNPFSDVLNIRFERNVSEDVEFTLIDVSAREVAADISQINSTTYKVNTSDLPSGVYFLRIKASGEVHTEKLVKE; encoded by the coding sequence ATGGAAAAAAACTACAGGAAACGTACTTCGTTTCTGACTAGAGGACTTGCTTCTCTAATTTTGGTGTTCTTTTTTTCAGTATCTGGTTTCTCTTTCGGAAGTGGAGACTGGAATATATTGAATCAAGATTCGCCGAATGCGGGAGGCGAGATTGCCTTCGAGATCGAGCGTTACGATGGAGGTAATAGGATCGATCATAATCTTTATCTTGAATATCAAGATCCTTCAACATTTCAATGGATAGAATTCGTATGGATTGAACATTGGAAAGATGATGGAAATAAGTACAGAGCTTACTCTAGAAATGGTAATTCTGTATCTTTTGATAATTACAATCGGGATAATAACGGTAATGGGTCAAATCGCTATTATTATGTATGCCGATGGAGGCCTGATGTGGCTTTAGCCAATAAAGATATTCAAGTGCGTGTAAGAGAGGAAAACACGGTGAAGGATACGCGCACGATCAAGTTCTATGCGCCAAAAGTCCCTACCGATATCACTGCGACCTATCAGACGGAATGCAGCAAGATCGATGTGGAGTGGGCAGAGCCTGATAATATTGGGGACTATGATGTGGAATACTACATTTACAGAAGAACTAAAGGAAGCTCTTCAAGATCGTACTTAGGGAAAGTTACCAAGAACAGCAATTATACGACTAAAGATGGGAAACGAAGGTATAAATACTCCAATAGCAGAACTTCTGAAGTAGAGTATGAATATTATGTAAGGCCTAAAACTATCGGAAGTTATACGTATACGATTAGAACAGGTGGTTCCAAGACTATAAGCAATATTTCAAATTATGCGGATTATGAAAATCCAGTTACTGGAGCGATCAAGCCAAAACCAGTAAAAGTGACTGGCATAACAACTGAGGCCGGATGCGATGGTAACACTGTGAAGTGGTCGTATAATTTTGGAGAATTGTCTAAAGTCGATCACTTCAAGATTATTCGTTATCTGAATAATTCCACATCAGAAAATAAAACATGGGATGTGGCAGTAAACGCAGGGAATTTCTCATTTGAAGATACTGACGCTACTCCGGGACAATTGTACAAATATGCTGTAGTTGCGCTTAATGATTGTGATCAAGGGCATTCGACAGTGAATGACCGTCAACCTGCGACTCGAATCTCTCCTATTGCCACAGATTTGACAGCCAGTTTGTCTCAGACGCTTACGGCATTGCAGCTTTCTTGGAAGAAAATGACACATGCTACGGGCTATACGATTGAGAGAATCAACTTGAGCACGTCGGTTACTGATATTGTTCAGATAGATAATGGAAATACAACTTCTTATATTGACACCGATGTAAGTGTTTGTTCTCAATACAGGTATTCGGTAAAAGCTACAAATTCATGCTTTGAATCTAATGAAGCGACGATTACGGGTGTGTTTACAGCTAATTTGTCGAGTTATTTTACAGCAGGAGATTTGGAAGGTTCTAAAGGTTATTTTGGAGACAGAATAGAGTTAAGCTGGAATAAGAATCAGGATTACACAATCGACAGGTTTGTCATTTACAGGCGTGAAGCAATTGGCGGAAGTGGATTTACAAAAGAGGAAACACTTAGCGCTGATGCTACGACTTGGAGTGACAGAGATGTTCAGGCTTATAAATTATACGAATACAAAATCGTAGGTGAGTCTGATTGTGCTTCAGGAATTATCAAAACCAATGAAATCACTACAGTAGGTTTCAAACTTCAAAGCGGTATCATCAATGGACGCATATCTTTCAAAGATGGTTCTGCCGTGCAAGGCGCTGAAGTATTGGTGGCTAACAATGATGGTTCTCAAACAGGAAAATCTTTGGAGTTTGACGGATCAGATGATTATATCAATATAGCTAAGACTTCTGATTTTACAGATGAGGGTACTGTTGAATTATTCTTCAAGCCAAAGCATAATGGTGGAGCGAAAAGTACACGTACTCATTTGATGGGATGGAAAAACTATTACTTATACTACGATGAAGTGAATAAAGATCTTTACGTCAAGTTCAGAAAAAGCAATAATGCTTATACGACTAAGAAGCTGAATGATGCTGACAATAAGGTGTTGGATGATCAATTCAACTCATTGGTATTGGCTTATAAAAGAGAAAATAATGAGCATGTTTATTCTGCTTGGTTGAATGGTGTGAAGATTAACTCTGGTACTGTTTCGACTCATTCGAATATGCCGAATGCCAATAATCTTTCATTTGGTGGACAAAAGTCAAACTATGTAGGCGGTTCGGAGCAGACATTTGAAGGGAATCTTGATGAATTAAGATTTTGGTCAAAATTCAAATCTGATGAAGAAATAGAAAGAGACTATAACAGATATTTGTCCGGTGGAGAGGAAGATTTGGTGATGTATTGGAGAATGGATGAAGGTATCAGTAACAATGTCTATGACTTGGCGCACACAGGAACGACTTATCATAAGAATGAAGGCGCTTTGCTTAATGGACCTTCTTGGTCGGATGAAGTTCCTGATAAGAGCATATTGGCATTTAAAGGAATCACAGACCAGGATGGTAACTATACAGTCAATAGCATTGTGTATAATGATGCTGGTGGCAATTTTAGTATTACTCCTTATGTCCCTCAACACGAATTTGAGCCTGGTAAGCAAGTATTGTTTATCGGAGAAGGTTCTTCAGTGCATAACCGTGTAGATTTTGTAGACATTTCCTCTTATCAAGTTACTGGTACTGTCAAGTATAAAGATACTGATTGTTATGTAAAGGATGCTCAGGTGAACATCGATGGTGAACCTGTTATCATCAAAGGCCAGCCGGTAAAAACGGATGCAAGCGGAGCTTTTAGCATCGATGTGCCGATAGGCGAGCACATTATCACGGTAGAGAAAGGCAAGCACGTATTCAGCGTAGGACAATGGCCTACTAACGGAGATGCGTTTTACTTTGATAGACAAATCACTGGCATCGAATTCATAGACAGCACAACGCATATTCTTTCGGGTCGTATCGTTGGTGGTCAGCGTGAAGGTGAAAAAGAAATAGGTTTTGGTCTTTCGACAAATAACGTTGGTGTTGCGACATTGAAGCTTAAGTCTCAAAGAGGAGACGGTTGTGCTCAATACACTATTTCTTCAGATGCCAATACTGGTGAATATGAAGCGAGAATATTACCATTGAAATATGTGGTTGAGTCAGTAGTTATTGACAACAATCCTTCTGTAAACTTTGGAGATCAAGATATGCTTGATGTTTCTTTGGATATAGAGCCTACAGAAGTTGAGCATCCTGAAGATGTTGAAAAAGCAAGACCTAGAGATCCTTATGCTGATCCTGAAATTTCGGAAGATGAAATAAGAACTTATTCTTATCATTACAAAAGAAACTTCATCTACAGATCCAAGCCTTCGATAGACGTTACACAAGCGGATGGAGATCCATTTATCGGAGAAGATAAAATCACGCTTTATTATACTGATGATGAAGGTGATGATGCAAGCACAGACTTGGATATTGATCCAGCTAATAACAGCGGAGAATATGTGTTTGGACATCCGGTATTCGAGACTTATTCGGATTATAATGCCAAGATTAGCATCTTTGAGCGTTATGTGAATAATGACGAAAGCGCGCCAATCGCTGAAGACAGAGTTCCTGTTAATGATGGTGAGATATGGATTACAAATGACTTAGGTAAATCTATTGATACAGAATACAGAGTCGTTGGTAATGCTGAAGTGATTCAGATGGCGGGAGCAGAAGGAGATACTCTTTATACATTTACAGCGGGAGATCCGAATATCTTGGCTGATCAAGGCACGCCTGCTAACAGCTATACTTCTGTCATGGGAGTTTCTGTAAGAATCGGAGCCAATACTTACAACTGGATTCCTGATCATGCAGATATCTTTAGAGGTATCGTATTGGGTAATATCCGTGAGAATACGACATTCTACACAGAAGGACCTCAAGTTGTTGACTTTATCCTTAGAGATCCTCCGGGAAGTGGATCATCTACTTATTTGGAAAAAGGAACAACGATCACAGGTAAAATCAAAGAATCACTTACTTTAGGTGCTGCCTATTCTAAAAACGTCAATACCGACTTAGTTCCAAAGATCGTTATCGATCCAGGACCGGCTCCGGGGCCACAGACAGAAACGGATATCATCGCAGAAAATGACAACGAATTCTCATTCTCAGCAGGTGGTACAGGTCATCACGAATGGGTAGAAACAACTACAACTGTCAACAGATGGCAGACAAGTGATGGTTCTGAGTTAGTGGGAGCTTCGAGTGATTTATTCTATGGTAAATCAAAGAACTATTTCTATGGTGACGCCAAGACACTTGGATTGGTAGAAGCTGATTTGACAGAGCAAAACGGCGGAACAATTCCAGCTTTGGATCCTATTGTTACAATCAATGCCAAAGAATACAGAATCGGACTTGAAACGACAAGTTTCGTTCGTCCTGACTCTAAGTCTACGAAGTTTATTTATACGCAAGACCATATTGAGAATTATCTGATTGTGGACTTGAAGAGATTGAGAAATCAATTATTCAATAAATATCCAGATGTTTACGCTTCGGAAATCGACGCTTCTCATGCAAACTACGGAACGAACAATGACGATCCTGTATGGGGAGATCTTGCGACTTCTGAAGATCATACGAAGACTGATGATGAGGATTTTGATGGAGAAAGTTATGTATTTACATACAATGAAGACAATGACTACGCTACGGTAGACTCTATTCGTATCTATAACCAACAGATCAGACTTTGGACTGAGGCATTGGCAAAAAATGAAAAAGAGAAAATCGAATCGAGCTTCAACAGAAACGTTTCATTCTCTGCCGGACAGCCTTATTCTTATGAGTACCAATTCAATGATTCTCATGAAGGTGGTATCGAAGACGAGTTCGAATTTGAAGAAGTGTTCAAAATTAAAACTGGTGGAGAAATCAATGACGCTGGTAGTACTGTTACTTTGACATTCAAATTTACTCAAAAGATCACGGTCGGAGTAAGCTTGCAATATGAAGAAGCGACGACTTACGGATTCACATTATTTGATGACAACCAAGGAGATTTATTCTCAGTCGATATCAAAGATCCTAAGTCAAACAACGGACCTATCTTCAAAACTATTGGAGGTCAAAGTTCTTGTCCTTGGGAACAAACGACATATGCTAAATATTATCAGCCACAAAACAATCATATCTTAAGCGAAGGTACGGTAAGAAGAGAGATTCCTGTATTGACAGCTGATCAATATGTAGTGGAAAATGTTCCTGAAAATGAAAAAGCTATATTCACGCTTAACCTTGGTAATGCTACAGAGGCAGGACTGACCGAATGGTTTGGTATTCGTCTGGTAGATGATGTGGATGGAGTTGCTCTAAAACTTGACGGTGCCGCTTTGAGTACTTCTCAGAGAGTATTTGAAATACAAGGAGGACAATCTTATCCTAAGACGCTCACGGTAGAAAAAGTCGCTGACGAATACGAATACGATGATATCCGAGTGATGTTGTTCTCCCAATGCGAGTGGGATCATCACACCAACGGAGGAGTATTGGTAGCTTCTGATACGGTGAAACTTTCGGTTAGATTCATTCCATCATGTCCTATCGCTGAGATCAGCACGCTTAATGATCTTTGGGTATTCAATCATGATAATATCGAAGAGAAGCAAGACGAAATGGGCGAACTTCAGATTTATCAAAATCAAAGAATCAGCTTTGGAAATTACGGGGCTGAATTTGACAAGATCGAAAAGATCAGCTTGCAGTACAAACCAAAGAATCAGTCGGTATGGTATGGATTGAAGACCTTCTACCCTGACTTGGCTTCTGCCAATGATCCTGAAGGCGAGCAATTAGATCCTGAATTAACGACTTATGCTTGGAATCTGGAAGATATATTGGATGGAGAATATGACTTGAGAACAGTAACATTCTGTACTTCTGGATTGAATTCTAAATCGACTATTATCACAGGAATAGTTGACCGCAAGAGACCTCATTCATTTGGAGATCCTCAGCCGGCTGATGGCATCTTGAATATCGGTGATGAGATATCAGTAAGTTTCAATGAGACGATCAATGAAGGCAAGTTAACTTGGAGCAATTTTGATATGAGAGGAATTCTTAACGGTGGAGAGTTGAGACATGCTGCAAGTATTCTTTTGGATGGAAATGACGATTATGTTGAGATTCCTGAAAAACTGAATCTAAGCTCAAGTTCATTTACTATAGAATTCTGGACGAAGTCAGGTGTCAACCCTAACGGAACAATTTTCTCCCATGGCAATCAAACGCATGGACTAAGTTTAGTATTTGAAAATGGTCAATTCATCGTCAAGAGAGATGGCGAAACGATTTCTTCAGGCATTGCTGTGACAGATGAGCTATGGCATCATTGGGCAGTAACATATGATGAAGAAAGCGAAATCTTGTTGGTGTACCTTGACGGTGCGCAATACAATTATCAAGATTTGACTGTAAACCATATCAATCAGCCTAAAACTTATATCGGTAAGTCTGTAGCTAATGACAATTTTTTCGCTGGAAATATCCACGAATTGAGAATTTGGAAATCAGCGGAAGCAAGAGACGAGATCATTTACAGAATGAGCAAAAACTTGTCAGGTTATGAGCAAGGTTTGATCGGATACTGGCCAATGGACGAAGCTTTTGGTACATTGCTGGAAGATAAAGCCAGACATCTACATGCAGAGTCGCACGCTGAATGGCAATTGCATCCGGCAGGTTATGCAGCTTATCTAGATAACAGCGCTGTGAAGATCGACGCTTCAAGACTGTCTATCGAAGCTGAGCAGGATTTCAGTATCGAATTCTGGTTTAAAGCTGAAGCCGAAGGGACATTATTCTCCAATGGAATCGCTCTTGGTGCTGATGCAAACAATGCCGCTTGGCAAATTAAATTGGAATCAAATGCGATTGTAGTAGCTAATGCAGGCAACAGGTTGATCGAAGTGCCAGGTAATTATATCAATAATGATTGGGTACATTTGAATATCAGCGTAAGCAGATTGACGGGAATCAACGCATTCATCAATGGCAAGCTGATCAAATCTTCAAGTGAAAGAGGCGGCGAGTTCGGTGGAGCAGCTGTTTACCTTGGTGCTGCGGTACAAAGCATCTCCAATGATGGAACTTATCAATTGGGTGATTATGCCAATGTCGCTATAGATGAATTCAGACTTTGGGAATATGCCCGCAGAGCTGTACAAGTGAAGCGTGACTTGAACCATAAGATGGACAACGAAACGCTTGGATTGAGAGCTTATTATCCATTTGAAAATTATCAGGAAGATGCTGGAGTGAATGTACTTCGTCAGTCATTCAATGATGAGAGTGCTCAAGAGGCAGGTTTGGCAGAAACTATTGGTGCTGTTAATCTTGACATCAACTCAGCTCCTGTTAAGTTGATCAACCCGATCGAAAAAGTAAACTTCAATTATGTTGTCAATAATGATAAGATCTTGTTTGACATGAACGAAGCTGCTTATCGAGTGGAAAATGCAACAATAGACGTTACAGTTACTAAGGTGGAGGACATGCAAGCCAACCGCATGGAAGTCGCTGAAAGTTGGTCATTTTTCGTAGATCACAATCAAGTCAAGTGGGAAATGCCTGTGCTTGCTTTTGATGTAGAAAAAGGAAAAGCATTTGAGCATACGATTACAGTTCGCAACTCTGGCGGTACTGAAGAGTATTTCACTATCGAAGGAGCACCGTCTTGGATGACTTTGAGCACAACTTCGGGTGTATTAGAAGCTCAGTCAGAAATGGATATTAAGATCACTGTATTGGAAGGTGTAAATGCCGGAATCTACGATGAGACTTTGATATTGGTAACGGACGAACTGACAGACGTTCTTGATCTTGACATCAGAGTCAAAGGACAAAGACCTGATTGGGAAGTACAAAATGACTATCATGATGAGAACAGCATGAGCATCATAGGAGCGATCGTAATCGATGGCGAATATCAGATGGATCCTAACGACATGATCGCTGCAAGTATCAATGGCGTTGTAAAAGGTGTTGCTCAGCCGGAGTATTTGGAAGAATATGATCGATATGTATTCTTCATGGATGTATATAATTATCATGAAAATTATGGTAAAGTACATTTCCAGATTTGGGATGATGACAAAGGAGTGATACATATCGAAGTAACTCCTACGATTGATTTCCAACAAAATGCTCTTCATGGAAGCATCGACGAACCTGTGGTATTTGAACCGACAGAATCTGTACGAATCAGTTACGATATGGAGCAAGGATGGAATTGGATATCATTTAACATCACGAACTCTTACCAAGATCAGATCAACACTTATCTGCATCCAGTATCGAATATCGCTGAGATATTAAAGTCAAAGACTACTTTTGATACTTACTACTCAGGTTACGGATGGTATGGAAACATCACTTGGTATGACGGCATTCAAAATGATCAAATGTATATGATGAGAATGAAGTACGATGCGCCATTTGTCATCCAAGGTACTCCTGTAGCATATGACACTCCTATCAATCTGACAACAGGCTGGAATTGGATTGCTTATCTTCCTCAGGAAAATATGGAGCTGAATGACGCTCTGGCAAGACTTGACGCCAAAGAAGGTGATATCATCAAAGGAAAAACAGGCTTTGCTGTTTATAATGAACGTCTTGGATGGCAAGGTAGCTTGAAGTACATGGAGCCGGGTAAAGGTTACAAACTAAAGTCGACACAAGATGGCGTATTGATCTATCCTGAAAGAGGTCGCTGGTCTCCTTCCGCTGCCAGAGTTGCCGAATCAACAGAAGGTGATTTCAGCAAGTTTCCTTCCAATATGAGTGTGATCGCTACTTTGCCTGATGCAGAGATCGAGGATCAAGCAGTATTGAGAGTATTTGTAGATGAAGAACTGAGAGGTATCTGTCAGGTAAGCAAGGTTAATGAGCAAAGCTTATTCTTCCTTACCATACATGGAAATACTGATGGTCAAGAACTAAAATTCGAACTTGAAAACGATGGTGAAAAATTAGACATCTCTAACGAACTTTCATATGTTTCGGATAATGTGCTTGGTTCTATCGAAACTCCTTATGAATTGAACTTGAGAAAGACAATCATCAAAGGTGTGGAGGATGTACTTGGTCAGGTAACTGTATCTCCTAATCCATTCTCTGATGTATTGAATATTCGCTTTGAAAGAAATGTATCTGAAGACGTGGAATTCACATTGATAGATGTTTCTGCTAGAGAAGTAGCAGCGGATATTTCTCAAATAAACTCTACAACCTATAAAGTAAATACTTCAGATCTTCCTTCAGGAGTATATTTCTTGAGAATCAAAGCATCCGGAGAGGTGCATACTGAAAAGCTGGTGAAAGAATAG